A DNA window from Streptomyces canus contains the following coding sequences:
- the purN gene encoding phosphoribosylglycinamide formyltransferase has translation MAAKPVAEQARPVQRLVVLVSGSGTNLQALLDAIETTGAAAYGAEIVAVGADRDNIEGLARAERARIPTFVRKVKDFETREEWDAALAEAVSAYEPDLVVSAGFMKIVGKEFLARFGGRFVNTHPALLPSFPGAHGVRDALAYGARVTGCTVHFVDDGVDTGPIIAQGVVEIRDEDDESALHERIKEVERRLLVEVVGRLARNGYRIEGRKVVIQ, from the coding sequence GTGGCCGCCAAGCCCGTGGCCGAGCAGGCCAGGCCGGTCCAGCGACTGGTCGTGCTGGTCTCCGGATCCGGTACGAACCTACAGGCGCTGCTGGACGCCATCGAGACGACCGGCGCGGCGGCCTACGGTGCCGAGATCGTGGCCGTCGGGGCGGACCGGGACAACATCGAGGGGCTCGCGCGGGCCGAGCGGGCCAGGATTCCCACCTTCGTCCGCAAGGTCAAGGACTTCGAGACCCGCGAGGAGTGGGACGCCGCCCTCGCCGAGGCCGTCTCCGCGTACGAACCCGATCTCGTGGTGTCCGCCGGGTTCATGAAGATCGTGGGGAAGGAGTTCCTCGCGCGCTTCGGCGGGCGGTTCGTGAACACCCACCCCGCGCTGCTGCCCAGTTTTCCGGGGGCCCACGGAGTGCGCGACGCGCTCGCGTACGGAGCCAGGGTCACCGGCTGCACCGTCCACTTCGTCGACGACGGCGTCGACACCGGACCGATCATCGCCCAGGGCGTGGTGGAGATCCGGGACGAGGACGACGAGAGCGCTCTGCACGAGCGCATCAAGGAAGTCGAGCGAAGGCTGCTCGTCGAGGTCGTGGGGCGGCTCGCCCGCAACGGCTATCGCATTGAGGGACGAAAGGTAGTTATCCAGTGA
- the purH gene encoding bifunctional phosphoribosylaminoimidazolecarboxamide formyltransferase/IMP cyclohydrolase: MTAESIENGKRAIRRALVSVYDKTGLEELARGLHEAGVELVSTGSTAGRIAAAGVPVTKVEELTGFPECLDGRVKTLHPRVHAGILADLRLEDHRQQLAELGIEPFDLVVSNLYPFRETVASGATPDECVEQIDIGGPSMVRAAAKNHPSVAIVTSPARYGDVLAAVKDGGFDLTTRKRLAAEAFRHTAEYDIAVASWFASSYAPVDESLFPDFLGATLERRSTLRYGENPHQPAALYVDGTGVGLAEAEQLHGKEMSYNNYTDTDAARRAAYDHTEPAVAIIKHANPCGIAIGADVAEAHRKAHACDPLSAFGGVIAVNRPVSREMAEQVAEIFTEVIVAPDYEDGALEALAKKKNIRVLKAPAAPAHPAEVKPIDGGALLQVTDRLQAEGDDPANWTLATGEALSADELGELAFAWRACRAVKSNAILLAKDGASVGVGMGQVNRVDSAKLAVERAGAERAQGSYAASDAFFPFPDGLEVLLEAGVKAVVQPGGSVRDELVVEAAKKAGVTMYFTGTRHFFH, encoded by the coding sequence GTGACCGCCGAGAGCATCGAGAACGGCAAGCGGGCCATCCGTCGCGCGCTCGTCAGCGTCTACGACAAGACCGGGCTCGAAGAGCTTGCCCGCGGGCTGCACGAAGCCGGCGTCGAACTCGTCTCCACCGGGTCCACCGCGGGCCGTATCGCCGCCGCCGGCGTCCCCGTCACCAAGGTCGAGGAGCTCACCGGCTTCCCCGAGTGCCTGGACGGCCGCGTCAAGACCCTGCACCCGCGCGTGCACGCCGGCATCCTCGCCGACCTGCGGCTCGAGGACCACCGGCAGCAGCTGGCCGAGCTGGGCATCGAGCCGTTCGACCTGGTCGTCAGCAACCTCTACCCGTTCCGCGAGACCGTCGCCTCCGGTGCCACCCCCGACGAGTGCGTCGAGCAGATCGACATCGGCGGCCCGTCGATGGTCCGCGCGGCCGCCAAGAACCACCCGTCCGTCGCGATCGTCACGAGCCCCGCGCGGTACGGCGACGTCCTCGCCGCGGTCAAGGACGGTGGCTTCGACCTCACCACCCGCAAGCGGCTCGCCGCCGAGGCCTTCCGGCACACCGCCGAGTACGACATCGCGGTGGCCAGCTGGTTCGCCAGCTCCTACGCCCCCGTGGACGAGTCGCTCTTCCCCGACTTCCTCGGCGCCACCCTGGAGCGCCGCAGCACCCTGCGTTACGGCGAGAACCCGCACCAGCCCGCCGCGCTCTACGTCGACGGCACGGGCGTCGGCCTCGCCGAGGCCGAGCAGCTGCACGGCAAGGAGATGTCGTACAACAACTACACGGACACGGACGCCGCCCGCCGTGCCGCGTACGACCACACCGAGCCGGCCGTCGCGATCATCAAGCATGCCAACCCCTGCGGCATCGCGATCGGCGCGGACGTCGCCGAGGCGCACCGCAAGGCACACGCGTGTGACCCGCTGTCGGCCTTCGGTGGCGTCATCGCCGTCAACCGGCCGGTGAGCCGGGAGATGGCGGAGCAGGTCGCCGAGATCTTCACCGAGGTCATCGTCGCGCCCGACTACGAGGACGGCGCCCTCGAAGCCCTCGCCAAGAAGAAGAACATCCGGGTCCTGAAGGCCCCGGCCGCGCCCGCGCACCCCGCCGAGGTCAAGCCCATCGACGGCGGCGCGCTCCTCCAGGTCACCGACCGCCTCCAGGCCGAGGGTGACGACCCGGCGAACTGGACCCTGGCGACCGGCGAGGCCCTGAGCGCGGACGAGCTCGGCGAGCTCGCCTTCGCCTGGCGGGCCTGCCGGGCCGTCAAGTCCAACGCCATCCTCCTCGCCAAGGACGGCGCGTCGGTCGGCGTCGGCATGGGGCAGGTCAACCGGGTCGACTCCGCGAAGCTGGCCGTCGAGCGGGCCGGCGCCGAACGCGCGCAGGGCTCGTACGCGGCCTCGGACGCCTTCTTCCCGTTCCCGGACGGCCTGGAGGTCCTCCTGGAGGCCGGTGTGAAGGCGGTCGTCCAGCCGGGCGGCTCGGTCCGTGACGAACTCGTCGTCGAGGCCGCGAAGAAGGCGGGCGTCACGATGTACTTCACGGGGACGCGGCACTTCTTCCACTGA
- a CDS encoding serine/threonine-protein kinase, translated as MTDIPAAGDTALRQAGAVPLLPADPGRIGPYVPLGLLGSGGMGRVYLARRADDAPGLAAVKVIRPEYAEGPDFRRRFEREAAVHGRVRTPRAPHLLGTGFDDALLWMATEYLPGLNLAEAVRECGLLEPAGVWRLVAELGEALSALAAAGVVHRDLKPSNVILSPRGTHVIDFGISRAADSSAITTTGNRVGTAAYMAPEYLREGRCDAASDVFSLGCTIVYAATGHAPFGDGTGVDVMHRVAFEAPDTEVMAELAQADPALAALLSACLAKDPAGRPAPRQLIDAATAAGHGRASHWHDPLAARLLDRQQGCAVLEGVPVRQSPHFRTPTEPVLSPVPAPVTGTGGRRRPLLAAVAGIAVGAVAVGAFLLTRPGLDSPAAAAPTRSGSVSASAAPASSGTGASASPSGKAAGEKKKDKSEAQTAAPEESSSAPNSTPSATATRNSGSTGGGNSTAPTPTATVTKTAAPPAAPAWISGCTYYSGTELTDYGDKGQRVVQVQCMLTKRGYSVGGSGVDGEFGKDTQSAVKQFQSTKGLEVDGQVGPNTWAALRSST; from the coding sequence GTGACAGACATACCGGCGGCCGGTGACACCGCGCTGCGGCAGGCGGGCGCAGTTCCGCTGCTGCCCGCCGATCCCGGACGTATCGGACCCTACGTCCCGCTCGGGCTGCTCGGCAGCGGTGGCATGGGCCGGGTCTACCTGGCCCGGCGTGCCGACGACGCCCCGGGACTCGCCGCCGTGAAGGTGATCCGGCCCGAGTACGCCGAAGGCCCGGACTTCCGGCGGCGCTTCGAGCGGGAGGCCGCCGTGCACGGCCGGGTGCGCACACCGCGCGCACCGCATCTGCTGGGCACCGGATTCGACGACGCGCTGCTGTGGATGGCCACCGAGTACCTGCCCGGCCTCAACCTCGCCGAGGCCGTCCGCGAGTGCGGGCTGCTGGAGCCGGCCGGGGTGTGGCGGCTGGTCGCGGAACTCGGGGAGGCCCTGTCGGCGCTGGCCGCCGCCGGGGTCGTGCACCGGGACCTCAAGCCGTCCAACGTGATCCTGTCCCCCCGGGGCACGCACGTCATCGACTTCGGCATCTCCCGCGCGGCCGACAGCAGCGCGATCACCACGACCGGCAACCGGGTCGGCACGGCCGCGTACATGGCGCCCGAGTACCTGCGCGAGGGCCGCTGCGACGCCGCCTCCGACGTCTTCTCCCTCGGCTGCACCATCGTCTACGCCGCCACCGGGCACGCGCCCTTCGGCGACGGGACCGGCGTGGACGTCATGCACCGGGTCGCCTTCGAGGCACCCGACACCGAGGTCATGGCCGAACTCGCGCAGGCGGACCCCGCGTTGGCCGCGCTGCTGTCCGCCTGTCTCGCCAAGGACCCCGCCGGGCGTCCCGCCCCGCGGCAGCTGATCGACGCGGCCACGGCCGCCGGACACGGCCGCGCGTCCCACTGGCACGACCCACTGGCCGCCCGGCTCCTGGACCGGCAGCAGGGGTGTGCGGTGCTGGAGGGCGTGCCCGTCCGGCAGTCCCCCCACTTCCGCACGCCCACGGAGCCGGTGCTCTCACCGGTCCCCGCCCCGGTCACCGGGACCGGTGGGCGGCGCAGGCCCCTCTTGGCCGCCGTCGCGGGGATCGCCGTCGGAGCCGTGGCCGTCGGTGCCTTCCTGCTCACCCGCCCGGGCCTCGACTCCCCGGCCGCCGCCGCCCCGACGCGCTCCGGCAGCGTCAGCGCCTCCGCCGCACCGGCCTCTTCCGGGACCGGCGCCTCCGCCTCGCCCTCCGGCAAGGCCGCCGGCGAGAAGAAGAAGGACAAGAGCGAGGCGCAGACGGCCGCCCCCGAGGAGAGCAGCAGCGCACCGAACAGCACTCCGTCCGCGACGGCCACCCGGAACAGCGGCAGCACGGGCGGCGGAAACAGCACCGCCCCCACCCCCACCGCCACGGTGACCAAGACCGCGGCGCCCCCGGCCGCCCCCGCCTGGATCTCCGGCTGCACCTACTACTCCGGCACCGAACTGACCGACTACGGCGACAAGGGCCAGCGGGTCGTGCAGGTGCAGTGCATGCTCACCAAGCGCGGCTACAGCGTGGGCGGTTCGGGCGTGGACGGCGAGTTCGGCAAGGACACCCAGTCGGCGGTCAAGCAGTTCCAGAGCACCAAGGGACTGGAGGTGGACGGCCAGGTGGGGCCCAACACGTGGGCGGCGCTGCGCAGTTCGACGTAG
- a CDS encoding RDD family protein, translating to MSFGSPNNPYEQPQNPQNPQQQPGYGYPQQPPQQQPGYGYPQQAPQGVPPQQGYPQQPGYGYPQAPQVPASAYGYPQQPGYGAQPPYANWGQRFLGTLVDMLVFVVPYVLAGIGAANKMPVLAIVGYLVVIGLAIWLLIMEGRTGQTLGKKALGIRLVRESDGQPLGVGMAFVRRLAHFLDSLACYLGWLWPAWDAKRQTFADKVCSSIVIRTN from the coding sequence ATGAGTTTCGGCTCGCCCAACAACCCTTACGAGCAGCCGCAGAACCCCCAGAACCCCCAGCAGCAGCCCGGTTACGGCTACCCCCAGCAGCCGCCGCAGCAGCAGCCCGGTTACGGCTACCCGCAGCAGGCTCCCCAGGGCGTACCGCCGCAGCAGGGATACCCCCAGCAGCCGGGCTACGGCTACCCCCAGGCGCCGCAGGTCCCGGCCTCCGCCTACGGCTACCCGCAGCAGCCGGGCTACGGCGCGCAGCCCCCGTACGCGAACTGGGGCCAGCGCTTCCTCGGCACCCTGGTCGACATGCTCGTCTTCGTGGTCCCGTACGTCCTCGCCGGCATCGGCGCGGCCAACAAGATGCCGGTCCTGGCGATCGTCGGTTACCTCGTCGTCATCGGTCTCGCGATCTGGCTGCTGATCATGGAGGGCCGTACCGGCCAGACGCTCGGCAAGAAGGCGCTCGGCATCCGTCTGGTGCGGGAGAGCGACGGTCAGCCCCTCGGTGTCGGCATGGCCTTCGTGCGCCGTCTCGCGCACTTCCTGGACAGCCTCGCGTGCTACCTCGGCTGGCTGTGGCCGGCCTGGGACGCCAAGCGCCAGACCTTCGCCGACAAGGTCTGCTCGTCCATCGTCATCCGTACGAACTGA
- a CDS encoding bifunctional methylenetetrahydrofolate dehydrogenase/methenyltetrahydrofolate cyclohydrolase — MTAQILDGKATAAAIKSDLTARVAALKEKGVTPGLGTILVGSDPGSQKYVAGKHRDCAEVGIASIQRELPETATQEEIEAVVRELNDDPACTGYIVQLPLPKGIDENRILELMDPDKDADGLHPMNLGRLVLNEPAPLPCTPNGVLTLLRRYGVEIKGAEVVVVGRGVTIGRSMPLLLTRRSENATVTQCHTGTRDLSSHLKRADIIVAAAGSAHLIRPEDVKPGAAVLDVGVSRNAEGRIVGDVHPGVAEVAGFISPNPGGVGPMTRAQLLVNVVEAAERSVG, encoded by the coding sequence ATGACCGCCCAGATTCTCGATGGCAAGGCCACCGCAGCCGCGATCAAGTCCGATCTGACCGCCCGCGTGGCGGCGCTGAAGGAGAAGGGCGTCACGCCCGGCCTCGGCACGATCCTCGTCGGGAGCGACCCCGGCAGCCAGAAGTACGTCGCCGGCAAGCACCGGGACTGCGCGGAGGTCGGCATCGCCTCCATCCAGCGTGAACTGCCCGAGACGGCCACGCAGGAGGAGATCGAGGCGGTCGTCCGCGAGCTGAACGACGACCCGGCGTGCACCGGTTACATCGTCCAGCTGCCGCTGCCCAAGGGCATCGACGAGAACCGCATCCTCGAACTCATGGACCCGGACAAGGACGCGGACGGGCTGCACCCGATGAACCTCGGACGGCTGGTCCTCAACGAGCCGGCGCCCCTGCCGTGCACGCCGAACGGCGTGCTGACGCTGTTGCGCCGGTACGGCGTGGAGATCAAGGGCGCGGAGGTGGTGGTCGTCGGCCGTGGCGTGACGATCGGCCGCTCGATGCCGCTGCTGCTCACCCGGCGCAGTGAGAACGCGACGGTGACCCAGTGCCACACCGGCACCCGTGACCTGTCCTCGCACCTCAAGCGCGCGGACATCATCGTCGCCGCCGCCGGTTCCGCCCACCTGATCCGTCCCGAGGACGTGAAGCCTGGTGCCGCCGTCCTCGACGTCGGCGTCTCCCGCAACGCCGAGGGCAGGATCGTCGGCGACGTCCACCCCGGCGTCGCCGAAGTCGCCGGCTTCATCTCCCCGAATCCCGGCGGCGTCGGCCCGATGACCCGCGCCCAGCTGCTCGTCAACGTGGTCGAGGCGGCGGAGCGCAGTGTCGGCTGA
- a CDS encoding DUF3017 domain-containing protein: MSDPESQAEVVVRDAISAPDVDGRPRRATRRFPLFTRDTARPEGGGRAAPRDAPAPARQWPVLAVLATVGLGLLLTALDQFRYGTLLIGLALLAGAVLRWLLPDVGMLAVRSRFTDIATYGVLGTAIVLLAMMVQPNPWLVIPFLKDTLHFTVSSS; encoded by the coding sequence CTGTCGGATCCCGAGTCGCAGGCCGAAGTCGTCGTGCGGGACGCGATCAGTGCGCCCGATGTCGACGGGCGGCCCCGGCGGGCGACCCGGCGGTTTCCGCTGTTCACCAGGGACACCGCGCGGCCCGAGGGCGGTGGCCGGGCCGCGCCGCGGGACGCTCCGGCGCCCGCCCGGCAGTGGCCGGTGCTCGCCGTGCTGGCCACGGTGGGGCTCGGGCTGCTGCTGACCGCCCTCGACCAGTTCCGCTACGGCACGCTGCTCATCGGTCTCGCCCTGCTCGCCGGTGCCGTGCTGCGCTGGCTGCTGCCGGACGTCGGCATGCTCGCCGTGCGCTCGCGCTTCACCGACATCGCCACCTACGGCGTGCTCGGCACCGCGATCGTCCTGCTGGCGATGATGGTGCAGCCGAACCCGTGGCTGGTGATCCCCTTCCTCAAGGACACCCTGCACTTCACGGTCAGCAGCAGCTGA
- a CDS encoding helix-turn-helix domain-containing protein yields the protein MSGWQALPDDLPPEVRHFVEQLRQLKDSTGLSLVALGARTAYSKSSWHRYLNATQPPPRQAVAALCRIAGLDRADADRFGVRWELAVQAWPRPTTAPAPTAGGEEYEDDPTLPWWDERPEEGGRGMNRLLLFAVLLLVLLLLAGVAGAVASG from the coding sequence ATGAGTGGCTGGCAGGCGCTGCCCGACGATCTGCCCCCGGAGGTACGGCACTTCGTCGAGCAGCTCAGACAGCTCAAGGACAGTACGGGGCTCAGCCTGGTCGCGCTCGGCGCCCGCACCGCGTACAGCAAGTCCTCCTGGCACCGCTATCTCAACGCCACCCAGCCCCCGCCCCGCCAGGCCGTCGCCGCCCTGTGCCGGATCGCGGGTCTCGACCGCGCCGACGCCGACCGCTTCGGTGTGCGCTGGGAACTGGCGGTCCAGGCCTGGCCCCGCCCGACGACGGCGCCCGCACCGACCGCCGGTGGCGAGGAGTACGAGGACGACCCGACCCTGCCGTGGTGGGACGAGCGCCCCGAAGAGGGCGGCCGGGGAATGAACCGGTTGTTGCTGTTCGCCGTACTTCTGCTTGTCCTCCTGCTGTTGGCCGGGGTGGCCGGTGCCGTGGCGTCCGGGTGA
- a CDS encoding helix-turn-helix domain-containing protein produces MPDELDPQVREFASQLRRLVDRSGLSIAAVADRTGYSKTSWERYLNGRLLAPKGAIVALAEVTGTNPVHLTTMWELAERAWSRSEMRHDMTMEAIRISQARAALGEFGAPPANVKGGKTARRSSSATATPGVAGPAGVAPAVPPQPTSSEADSVEARQGSSGGNSWGMAGYQGPSQPSSGRTAAAAPVSTGGPGWTPGAPGTPGPYDEPQDARPGDGSSGGAGGPAGAGGSGGGKRRLTMFLAGVVGVLVVVAAVFFLTDGGGGKQNSGADTSPSPSASASVSLPAGVKCSGAGCTGKDAEAMGCSGNLVTTAKTATVGATVVEVRYSETCGAAWGRVTQAGQGDKVEVTAGKATEQSGDITEAGDTIAYTPMVAVKDAGEAKACVALASGQSGCTD; encoded by the coding sequence TTGCCGGATGAACTGGATCCGCAGGTCAGGGAGTTCGCGAGCCAATTGCGGCGGCTCGTGGACCGCAGCGGCCTGAGCATCGCGGCCGTCGCCGACCGCACGGGTTACAGCAAGACGTCCTGGGAGCGGTATCTCAACGGCCGGCTGCTCGCGCCGAAGGGCGCGATCGTCGCCCTGGCCGAGGTCACCGGCACCAATCCCGTTCACCTGACCACGATGTGGGAGCTCGCCGAACGGGCCTGGAGCCGTTCGGAGATGCGCCACGACATGACCATGGAGGCCATCCGGATCTCCCAGGCACGGGCCGCGCTCGGCGAGTTCGGGGCGCCGCCCGCCAACGTCAAGGGCGGCAAGACGGCCCGCAGGAGCAGCAGCGCGACGGCGACGCCGGGGGTCGCGGGACCCGCGGGAGTCGCCCCTGCGGTGCCGCCGCAGCCGACGTCGTCGGAAGCCGACAGCGTGGAGGCACGGCAGGGCTCCTCGGGCGGGAACTCCTGGGGCATGGCCGGATATCAGGGGCCGTCGCAGCCCTCTTCGGGACGTACGGCCGCGGCGGCGCCCGTCTCCACCGGCGGTCCGGGGTGGACGCCAGGGGCGCCGGGAACGCCCGGGCCGTACGACGAGCCGCAGGACGCACGGCCCGGGGACGGCTCCTCCGGTGGCGCCGGTGGGCCCGCCGGGGCCGGTGGCTCCGGCGGGGGGAAGCGGCGGCTGACGATGTTCCTCGCGGGGGTCGTCGGGGTGCTGGTCGTGGTCGCCGCCGTGTTCTTCCTGACCGACGGGGGCGGGGGCAAGCAGAACTCGGGGGCCGACACGTCTCCGTCACCGTCGGCCAGCGCGTCCGTCTCGCTGCCCGCCGGGGTGAAGTGCAGTGGTGCGGGGTGCACCGGCAAGGACGCCGAGGCCATGGGGTGCAGCGGGAATCTGGTGACGACCGCCAAGACCGCGACGGTGGGGGCGACCGTGGTCGAGGTGCGGTACAGCGAGACCTGCGGCGCGGCCTGGGGGAGGGTCACCCAGGCCGGGCAGGGGGACAAGGTCGAGGTGACCGCGGGGAAGGCGACCGAGCAGAGCGGGGACATCACCGAGGCCGGGGACACGATCGCCTATACGCCGATGGTGGCCGTGAAGGACGCCGGCGAGGCGAAGGCCTGCGTGGCGCTGGCTTCCGGGCAGTCGGGGTGCACCGACTGA
- a CDS encoding malate dehydrogenase, translated as MTRTPVNVTVTGAAGQIGYALLFRIASGQLLGADVPVKLRLLEITPALKAAEGTAMELDDCAFPLLQGIDITDDPNVAFDGTNVGLLVGARPRTKGMERGDLLEANGGIFKPQGKAINDHAADDVKILVVGNPANTNALIAQAAAPDVPAERFTAMTRLDHNRALTQLAKKTGTTVADIKRLTIWGNHSATQYPDIFHATVAGKNAAETVNDETWLAEDFIPTVAKRGAAIIEARGASSAASAANAAIDHVHTWVNGTADGDWTSMGIPSDGSYGVPAGLISSFPVTTKDGVYEIVQGLEINEFSRARIDASVKELEEEREAVRALGLI; from the coding sequence ATGACCCGCACTCCCGTGAACGTCACCGTCACCGGCGCGGCCGGCCAGATCGGTTACGCCCTGCTCTTCCGCATCGCCTCCGGCCAGCTGCTCGGCGCGGACGTTCCGGTCAAGCTTCGCCTCCTGGAGATCACCCCCGCGCTGAAGGCCGCCGAGGGCACCGCCATGGAGCTCGACGACTGCGCCTTCCCGCTCCTTCAGGGCATCGACATCACCGACGACCCGAACGTCGCCTTCGACGGCACCAACGTCGGTCTGCTCGTCGGCGCCCGCCCCCGCACCAAGGGCATGGAGCGCGGTGACCTCCTGGAGGCCAACGGCGGCATCTTCAAGCCGCAGGGCAAGGCCATCAACGACCACGCCGCGGACGACGTGAAGATCCTGGTCGTCGGCAACCCGGCCAACACCAACGCGCTGATCGCCCAGGCCGCCGCACCGGACGTACCGGCCGAGCGCTTCACCGCGATGACCCGCCTCGACCACAACCGCGCGCTGACCCAGCTCGCGAAGAAGACGGGCACCACGGTCGCCGACATCAAGCGGCTGACCATCTGGGGCAACCACTCCGCCACCCAGTACCCGGACATCTTCCACGCCACGGTCGCCGGCAAGAACGCCGCCGAGACCGTCAACGACGAGACGTGGCTGGCCGAGGACTTCATCCCGACCGTCGCCAAGCGCGGCGCGGCCATCATCGAGGCCCGTGGCGCCTCGTCGGCCGCCTCCGCCGCCAACGCCGCCATCGACCACGTCCACACCTGGGTCAACGGCACCGCGGACGGCGACTGGACCTCCATGGGCATCCCGTCGGACGGTTCCTACGGCGTCCCGGCCGGCCTGATCTCGTCCTTCCCCGTCACCACCAAGGACGGCGTCTACGAGATCGTCCAGGGCCTGGAGATCAACGAGTTCTCCCGCGCCCGCATCGACGCCTCCGTGAAGGAGCTGGAGGAGGAGCGCGAGGCGGTGCGCGCGCTCGGCCTGATCTGA
- a CDS encoding bifunctional helix-turn-helix transcriptional regulator/GNAT family N-acetyltransferase — translation MDPVSTEHVAEFRRFNRYFTRRIGALDDHYLGQDRPLGEARLLFEIGEGVSLRELRTRLGLDAGYLSRMAKTLQGQGMVRVSVHPGDSRLRMVELTRAGRIELEEQNRRADALAAGLLDGLTRPQRDRLTEAMSTAQRLLRLAGITVAPVDGAAPDARACLDAYAADIDARFPEGFDKSDLVRPEEVSGTAGAFFVAYEEGRPVGCGALRRLEPRVGEIRHVWVHPDARRLGLARRILAALETEAAARRLAVLRLDTHASLTEARTMYRACGYTEIPPYVDHVYGDYWFEKRLTG, via the coding sequence ATGGACCCGGTGTCGACAGAGCACGTGGCGGAGTTCCGCCGGTTCAACCGCTACTTCACCCGCCGTATCGGCGCCCTGGACGACCACTACCTCGGCCAGGACCGCCCGCTCGGCGAGGCGCGGCTGCTGTTCGAGATCGGCGAGGGGGTCTCGCTGCGCGAGCTCAGGACCCGGCTCGGTCTGGACGCCGGATATCTGAGCCGGATGGCGAAGACCCTGCAAGGGCAGGGCATGGTCCGGGTCAGCGTCCACCCGGGCGACAGCCGGCTGCGCATGGTCGAGCTGACCCGCGCCGGAAGAATCGAACTCGAGGAGCAGAACCGCCGGGCCGACGCCCTCGCGGCCGGTCTGCTCGACGGACTCACCCGGCCCCAGCGCGACCGGCTCACCGAGGCGATGAGCACCGCCCAGCGCCTGCTGCGCCTGGCCGGCATCACCGTGGCCCCGGTCGACGGCGCCGCCCCCGACGCCCGCGCCTGCCTCGACGCCTACGCCGCCGACATCGACGCCCGCTTCCCGGAGGGCTTCGACAAGTCCGACCTGGTGCGCCCCGAGGAGGTCTCCGGCACCGCGGGCGCGTTCTTCGTGGCGTACGAGGAGGGCCGCCCCGTGGGCTGCGGCGCGCTGCGCCGGCTGGAGCCGCGCGTCGGCGAGATCCGCCATGTGTGGGTGCACCCGGACGCCCGCCGCCTCGGCCTCGCCCGGCGGATCCTCGCGGCCCTGGAGACGGAGGCCGCCGCCCGCCGCCTGGCCGTCCTGCGGCTCGACACGCACGCCTCGCTCACCGAGGCGCGGACGATGTACCGGGCGTGCGGCTACACGGAGATCCCGCCGTACGTGGATCACGTCTACGGCGACTACTGGTTCGAGAAGCGGCTGACCGGCTGA